The following are encoded in a window of Mycolicibacterium tusciae JS617 genomic DNA:
- a CDS encoding CCA tRNA nucleotidyltransferase: protein MEPLLLGCPNVAGSASDAELLGAAQVALNQHGAVLRDLGRVFAEAGHELFLVGGSVRDALLGRLGNDLDFTTDARPEQMQEMLRGWADALWDTGIQFGTVGVGKAGDRLEITTFRADTYDQVSRNPEVRFGDNLDDDLVRRDFTANAMAVRITADGPAEFHDPLDGLAAVRAKTLDTPAAPERSFGDDPLRMLRAARFVSQLGFTVAPRVVEALVEMAPQLGRISAERVAAELDKLLLGEDPVAGIDLMVQTGLGDVVLPEVGAMRMAIDEHHQHKDVYWHSLTVLRQAIDLEDPGPEGGPDLVLRWAALLHDIGKPSTRKHEDDGGVSFHHHEVVGAKMTRKRMRALKYSKQMVEDVSQLVYLHLRFHGYADGSGTGRWSDSAVRRYVTDAGPLLPRLHKLVRADCTTRNKRRAARLQAAYDDLEHRIAELAEKEDLARVRPDLDGNEIMRLLDIPAGPQVGEAWRYLKELRLDRGPLSHEEAVEELTKWWNSRGDRAV from the coding sequence ATGGAGCCGTTGCTATTAGGGTGTCCGAACGTGGCCGGATCAGCTAGTGACGCCGAACTGCTGGGCGCAGCGCAGGTTGCGCTGAACCAGCACGGCGCCGTCTTGCGCGACCTCGGCCGCGTGTTCGCTGAAGCGGGCCACGAGCTCTTCCTCGTCGGCGGCAGCGTGCGCGACGCCCTGCTCGGCCGGCTCGGCAACGACCTCGACTTCACCACCGACGCCCGTCCCGAGCAGATGCAGGAGATGTTGCGCGGCTGGGCCGACGCACTGTGGGACACGGGCATCCAGTTCGGCACGGTCGGCGTCGGCAAGGCCGGTGACCGCTTGGAGATCACCACCTTCCGCGCCGACACCTATGACCAGGTGTCGCGCAACCCGGAGGTGCGATTCGGCGACAACCTGGACGACGATCTCGTGCGCCGCGATTTCACCGCGAACGCGATGGCGGTCCGCATCACTGCCGATGGTCCGGCTGAGTTCCACGATCCGCTCGACGGGTTGGCGGCCGTGCGCGCGAAGACGCTCGACACCCCGGCCGCCCCCGAGAGGTCGTTCGGCGATGATCCGTTGCGGATGCTGCGGGCGGCGCGGTTCGTCTCCCAACTGGGCTTCACCGTCGCTCCGAGGGTGGTGGAGGCCCTTGTCGAGATGGCGCCGCAGCTCGGACGGATCTCCGCGGAACGGGTGGCCGCCGAATTGGACAAGCTGCTTCTCGGCGAGGACCCGGTCGCGGGCATCGACCTGATGGTGCAGACCGGCCTCGGCGATGTCGTGCTGCCAGAGGTGGGTGCCATGCGGATGGCCATCGACGAACACCATCAGCACAAGGACGTGTACTGGCATTCGCTGACGGTGTTGCGGCAGGCGATCGACCTGGAGGATCCAGGACCGGAAGGCGGACCCGATCTGGTGCTGCGCTGGGCGGCGCTGCTGCATGACATCGGCAAGCCGTCGACCCGCAAGCACGAAGACGACGGCGGCGTGAGCTTTCACCATCACGAGGTGGTGGGCGCGAAGATGACGCGCAAGCGGATGCGGGCGCTGAAGTATTCGAAGCAGATGGTCGAGGACGTCTCCCAGCTGGTGTATCTGCATCTGCGATTCCACGGCTATGCGGACGGCAGCGGGACCGGCCGGTGGAGCGATTCGGCGGTGCGGCGCTACGTCACCGACGCTGGTCCGCTGCTGCCCCGATTGCACAAGCTGGTTCGCGCTGACTGCACCACCCGCAACAAGCGGCGCGCTGCGCGACTGCAGGCGGCCTACGACGACCTCGAGCATCGGATAGCGGAGCTGGCCGAAAAGGAGGATTTGGCACGGGTTCGGCCGGATCTGGACGGCAACGAGATCATGCGGTTGCTCGACATTCCCGCCGGGCCGCAGGTCGGCGAGGCGTGGCGGTACCTCAAAGAACTTCGACTCGACCGCGGCCCGCTGTCGCATGAAGAAGCGGTCGAGGAATTGACCAAGTGGTGGAACTCGCGAGGCGACCGCGCCGTCTGA
- a CDS encoding NUDIX hydrolase, with translation MSDGEQARPRRRRGRRRGRRAAGPPEALPTPPADQSDHHSNAAVNGAKGQANPQPKPQKSRQRRPPDRLRTVHETSAGGLVIDGIDGPKDGQVAALIGRTDRRGRMLWSLPKGHIEVGETAEQTAIREVAEETGIQGSVLAALGSIDYWFVTEGRRVHKTVHHYLMQFLDGELSDEDVEVTEVAWVPLMELPSRLAYADERRLAEVAGELIDKLHADGPTALPPLPRSSPRRRAQTHSHTRNRRPDEKTTRRTNGCGQGP, from the coding sequence GTGTCGGACGGCGAACAGGCAAGACCACGACGGCGCCGCGGCCGTCGTCGCGGCCGCCGCGCCGCAGGTCCCCCCGAAGCCCTCCCGACGCCCCCAGCGGACCAATCCGATCACCACAGCAACGCGGCCGTCAACGGCGCGAAAGGCCAGGCCAACCCCCAGCCCAAGCCTCAGAAGTCTCGACAGCGCCGCCCGCCTGACCGCTTGCGCACTGTGCACGAGACCTCGGCAGGAGGCTTGGTCATCGACGGCATCGACGGCCCCAAGGACGGCCAGGTAGCGGCCCTGATCGGGCGCACCGACCGGCGCGGACGAATGCTCTGGTCACTACCGAAGGGACACATCGAAGTCGGCGAGACGGCCGAACAGACCGCCATCCGCGAGGTCGCCGAGGAGACCGGAATCCAGGGCAGCGTGCTGGCCGCGCTCGGCAGCATCGACTACTGGTTTGTCACCGAGGGGCGGCGCGTGCACAAAACCGTGCACCATTACCTCATGCAATTCCTCGACGGCGAGCTGTCCGACGAGGACGTCGAGGTCACTGAGGTGGCCTGGGTGCCGCTGATGGAGCTACCCTCCCGGCTGGCCTACGCCGACGAACGCCGGCTCGCCGAGGTCGCCGGTGAGCTGATCGACAAACTGCACGCGGACGGGCCCACCGCGTTGCCACCGCTGCCCCGGTCCTCGCCGCGGCGACGGGCCCAGACGCACTCGCACACCCGCAACCGTCGTCCCGACGAAAAGACAACTCGGCGGACGAACGGGTGCGGCCAAGGACCGTGA
- a CDS encoding DUF6049 family protein, translated as MYPAARLLVAIGLLALFVVPMLIPRAAAGQPGSTPFLSVRIDRVTPDVVTTTSEPVVTVTGTVQNVGDRAVRDVMVRLEDTAAVESSAGLRTNLAGDVDQFEPVAQFITLAPELARGSAVPFTLSYPLRSAEEPSLGIEEPGVYPVMVNVNGTPDYGEPARLDDARFLLPVLGVPRDPAAGTADTVTSVVPPDTSRPVGLTLLWPIADRPRLAAGAPGGTTPIRFIDDDLATSLASGGRLDTLLAAVEFATGPQVDPDENVRLTTCLAVDPDLLVSVNAMTGGYVVNDGPDAGPGTPTHPGAGQDAAVAWLNRLRTLAQRMCVASTTYAQADLDALHRVGEPGLSGIAVKTAGDIVDQILGIASVRGASLIGDGPLTGPAVQLLSNQGQRVAIGAAEVETGSESDGTDTATPGAADVSPVRYTRGLVSAPFDPAVGAALAAAGSEPVSPSYLDPSLAIPVRHGSEVARRQDAIGAIMWRALRPDATPRTEILMPPMAWSPQPADAQAVLTAAATMINAGMARPRPLPQVIIEANAVAPQPVAPLPDTNVGDPRGRFDDAVLSGIAAVMGRLWGLTAALTTDERTGLTGYAYTAPLREDSLRALSQSVPPDARNGLAQQRLTTVGRTVDDLFNAVTIVNPGGSYTLATERSPLPLALRNNLPVPIRVRLDVDAPPGMTVTDMGVIELPPGFLPLKVPIEVHFTQRVAVDVALRTADGLSLGEPVRLSVHSNAYGKVLFFITLTVGAILALLVGRRLWHRFRGQPDRADLDRPDPLDVALRFDDEPADAPVAPTGSSGIAGSTGSSGIAGSTGRSGIAGSTGSDK; from the coding sequence ATGTACCCCGCGGCGCGCCTGCTCGTCGCGATCGGGCTGTTGGCGCTGTTCGTCGTACCGATGTTGATCCCCCGCGCCGCCGCGGGACAGCCTGGCTCGACGCCGTTCCTGTCGGTGCGCATCGACCGCGTCACCCCGGACGTGGTCACCACCACCAGCGAACCGGTCGTCACCGTCACCGGCACCGTGCAGAACGTCGGCGACCGCGCCGTGCGCGACGTGATGGTGCGCCTCGAGGACACCGCAGCGGTCGAGTCATCCGCGGGCCTTCGCACCAACCTCGCCGGCGATGTCGACCAGTTCGAACCTGTCGCCCAATTCATCACCCTCGCACCCGAATTGGCGCGCGGGAGTGCCGTTCCGTTCACCCTGTCCTATCCCCTGCGGTCCGCGGAGGAACCGTCGTTGGGTATCGAGGAGCCCGGTGTCTATCCGGTGATGGTGAACGTCAACGGCACTCCCGACTACGGCGAGCCGGCACGACTCGACGACGCCCGCTTCCTCCTGCCGGTGCTCGGCGTGCCGCGTGATCCGGCCGCCGGGACCGCAGACACGGTGACGTCGGTGGTACCGCCGGACACCTCCAGACCCGTCGGCCTGACGCTGTTGTGGCCGATCGCCGATCGGCCCCGGCTGGCCGCGGGCGCACCCGGTGGCACCACACCGATCCGGTTCATCGACGACGACCTCGCGACCTCCCTGGCATCCGGCGGTCGGCTGGACACACTGCTGGCGGCCGTGGAGTTCGCGACCGGCCCTCAGGTCGATCCCGACGAAAACGTCCGCCTCACGACGTGCCTGGCCGTCGATCCCGACCTGCTCGTCAGTGTCAACGCGATGACGGGCGGCTATGTCGTCAACGACGGTCCCGACGCCGGGCCGGGCACACCGACGCACCCGGGCGCGGGCCAAGATGCCGCAGTGGCCTGGCTCAACCGACTCAGGACACTCGCGCAGCGAATGTGCGTCGCGTCGACCACCTACGCGCAAGCCGACCTCGACGCGCTGCACAGGGTCGGGGAGCCCGGCCTGTCCGGCATCGCCGTCAAGACTGCCGGTGACATCGTTGATCAGATTCTCGGGATCGCGTCGGTCCGCGGCGCCAGCCTGATCGGCGACGGGCCTCTCACCGGGCCGGCGGTGCAACTGCTGTCCAACCAGGGGCAGCGCGTCGCCATCGGCGCGGCCGAGGTCGAGACCGGATCGGAGTCCGACGGCACTGACACCGCAACGCCGGGCGCCGCCGATGTGTCGCCGGTGCGCTATACGCGGGGCCTCGTCTCGGCCCCGTTCGACCCGGCGGTCGGCGCCGCGCTCGCCGCAGCGGGCTCCGAACCGGTGTCCCCGTCATACCTCGACCCCTCGCTGGCCATCCCTGTGCGACACGGTTCGGAGGTGGCGCGCAGACAGGACGCGATCGGCGCGATCATGTGGCGCGCATTGCGACCCGACGCCACCCCGCGCACGGAGATCCTGATGCCGCCGATGGCGTGGAGTCCGCAACCGGCCGACGCTCAGGCGGTTCTCACCGCCGCGGCGACCATGATCAACGCCGGGATGGCGCGCCCCCGGCCGTTGCCCCAGGTGATCATCGAAGCGAACGCGGTAGCTCCGCAGCCCGTCGCGCCGCTGCCCGACACCAACGTCGGAGATCCGCGCGGACGATTCGACGACGCCGTCCTATCCGGCATCGCCGCGGTGATGGGCCGGCTGTGGGGACTGACTGCGGCGCTGACCACCGACGAGCGCACCGGCCTCACGGGCTACGCATACACCGCGCCGCTGCGCGAGGACTCACTGCGCGCACTGAGCCAGTCGGTGCCACCCGATGCCCGCAATGGCCTTGCGCAGCAACGTCTCACGACGGTCGGCCGGACGGTCGACGACCTTTTCAATGCGGTGACGATCGTCAACCCCGGGGGCTCCTACACACTGGCGACCGAACGCAGTCCGCTGCCGCTCGCGTTGCGCAACAACCTGCCCGTGCCGATCCGGGTCAGGCTCGACGTCGACGCTCCGCCGGGCATGACCGTCACCGACATGGGTGTGATCGAGCTGCCGCCCGGCTTCCTGCCGCTCAAGGTTCCGATCGAGGTGCACTTCACCCAGCGCGTCGCCGTCGACGTGGCACTGCGCACTGCCGACGGACTGTCGCTCGGCGAACCCGTGCGGCTGTCGGTGCACTCCAACGCGTACGGCAAGGTGCTGTTCTTCATCACGCTGACCGTTGGGGCGATCCTCGCGCTGCTGGTCGGCCGGCGCCTGTGGCACCGGTTCCGCGGTCAGCCCGACCGCGCCGACCTCGACCGGCCGGACCCCCTCGACGTCGCACTGCGCTTCGACGACGAGCCAGCGGATGCACCGGTCGCCCCCACCGGCAGTAGTGGAATCGCCGGTTCCACCGGCAGTAGTGGAATCGCCGGTTCCACCGGCAGAAGTGGAATCGCCGGTTCCACCGGCAGTGACAAATGA
- the murJ gene encoding murein biosynthesis integral membrane protein MurJ has protein sequence MSTIPGSSSVGPGGPRIPAAGPPPPRLPRGPAPRRRAGRPELSDAAVVSRSWGMAFATLVSRLTGFARIVLIATILGAALSSAFSVAYQLPNLIAALVLEATFTAIFVPVLARAERDDPDGGTAFVRRLVTLATALLVLTTALAVASAPLLVELMLGDDPLVNRELTTAFAYLLLPQVLFYGLSSVFMAILNTRNVFGPPAWAPVCNNVVAIATLGLYLVVPGELSVDPVQMGNAKLLVLGIGMTLGTVTQVVVLLVALRRERVSLRPLWGIDDRLKQFGAMASAMVLYVLISQIGLIVGNRIASGAAASGPAIYTYTWLVLMLPFGIIGVTVLTVVMPRLSRNAAANDNPAVLADLSLATRLTMVTLIPIVAMMTVGGPAIGSALFSYGNFGDVDAGYLGMAITLSAFTLIPYALVLLQLRVFYAREQPWTPIALIVVITIVKIAASVAAPHLTDDPDMVAGYLGMANGLGFLAGATVGYFLLRANLNPPGGRLIGLQVVRTILVTICASLIAGLLAHVVDQLLGLESLTRNWGGGGSLLRLLVLGLIMAPIIVGVLLAARVPEAAAALALVRRRLARGGTVAQPSAKLPDQPPAGRPLTYAHHRNSSVPGRRPGPPVVRRGPPAGVAGDGMGKGPAVSNESAGGSAPGPDNTATAKIPLAPSSGDREPPVPADEFQPDMPAHEFRPDVQSPADVNSTVEISTEQANGTMPLPASGRPPSDYAGDPTRESLPFDAPSEPPIEAATSDEDVHLIPGAVIAGGRYRLLVFHGGPPTLQFWQALDTALDRQVALTFVDPEATLSDDQLQKILAGTLKLSRLDMPGVARVLDVANTGSGGLVVSEWIRGGSLAEVAETSPSPIGGARAIQSLAAAAEAAHRAGVALSIDHPSRVRVSIEGDVALAFPATLPATTPEDDIRGIGAALYALLVNKWPLPESGVRSGLAPAELDAAGQPVEPRAVDRQIPFQISAAAARAVQEGGGIRSAPTLLNLLQQATAVADRTELITPVDEPEAAPPPQRPRERSPEDSEALARRRKGLLIGLGVGGAIIIVALVVLGTVLSRIFGDVGDGLGGDELGLNAPGSSEEATREAGSTVKPISATVFSPEGEADAPDEARLAIDGNPTTVWPIDTYTDPVPFPNFKNGVGLILTLPKPTKIGEVTINVNSTGTAVEIRSAQTPTPASLEDTTVLKSATTLQPGENTIQVDNAEPTSNLLVWVSTLGTVDGENRSDVAEITLKAAE, from the coding sequence ATGAGCACCATCCCCGGCTCCTCGAGCGTGGGCCCCGGCGGCCCCCGCATTCCGGCCGCCGGTCCCCCACCACCGCGGCTGCCCCGCGGACCCGCACCGAGGCGCCGCGCCGGACGCCCCGAGCTTTCGGACGCCGCGGTGGTGTCCCGCTCATGGGGCATGGCGTTCGCAACCCTGGTCAGCCGCCTCACTGGGTTCGCCCGCATCGTGCTGATCGCCACTATCCTCGGTGCCGCGCTGTCCAGCGCCTTCTCGGTGGCCTACCAACTCCCCAACCTGATCGCCGCGTTGGTGCTGGAGGCCACGTTCACCGCGATCTTCGTGCCCGTCCTCGCCCGTGCCGAGCGCGACGACCCCGACGGTGGCACGGCATTCGTGCGCCGTCTGGTCACCCTGGCGACGGCGCTGCTGGTGCTCACCACCGCACTGGCCGTCGCGTCGGCGCCGCTGTTGGTCGAGTTGATGCTCGGCGACGACCCCCTGGTTAACCGCGAGCTCACCACGGCATTCGCGTATCTCCTGCTGCCGCAGGTGTTGTTCTACGGGCTGTCGTCGGTGTTCATGGCGATCCTCAACACACGAAACGTATTCGGGCCGCCCGCCTGGGCGCCGGTGTGCAACAACGTCGTCGCGATCGCCACGCTGGGTCTCTATCTCGTTGTCCCCGGTGAACTTTCGGTCGATCCGGTGCAGATGGGCAACGCGAAGCTGCTCGTTCTCGGCATCGGCATGACGTTGGGCACGGTGACGCAGGTCGTGGTGCTGCTCGTCGCCCTGCGGCGCGAGCGGGTCAGTCTGCGTCCCCTGTGGGGTATCGACGACCGCTTGAAGCAGTTCGGTGCGATGGCGTCCGCGATGGTGCTGTACGTCCTGATCAGTCAGATCGGCTTGATCGTCGGCAACCGAATCGCCAGCGGCGCCGCGGCTTCCGGCCCGGCGATCTACACCTACACGTGGCTCGTCCTGATGCTGCCGTTCGGCATTATCGGAGTCACGGTGTTGACCGTGGTGATGCCACGGCTGAGCCGCAACGCCGCCGCCAACGACAACCCCGCGGTGCTGGCCGACCTGTCGCTGGCCACGCGGCTGACGATGGTGACGCTCATCCCGATCGTGGCGATGATGACCGTCGGCGGTCCGGCCATCGGCAGCGCGCTGTTCTCCTACGGCAACTTCGGCGACGTCGACGCCGGCTACCTCGGCATGGCGATCACGTTGTCCGCCTTCACGCTGATCCCGTATGCCCTTGTGCTGCTTCAACTTCGGGTGTTCTACGCCCGCGAGCAGCCCTGGACCCCCATCGCGCTGATCGTCGTGATCACCATCGTGAAGATCGCGGCCTCGGTGGCGGCACCGCACCTCACCGACGATCCGGACATGGTGGCCGGTTATCTGGGCATGGCCAACGGGCTGGGCTTCCTGGCCGGGGCCACCGTTGGCTACTTCCTGCTGCGCGCGAATCTCAACCCGCCCGGCGGTCGGCTGATCGGCCTGCAGGTGGTGCGCACCATTCTCGTCACGATCTGCGCATCGCTGATCGCCGGACTCCTCGCCCACGTGGTCGACCAACTGCTCGGCCTGGAGTCGCTGACGCGCAACTGGGGCGGCGGCGGGTCGCTGCTCCGCCTGCTGGTGCTCGGGTTGATCATGGCGCCGATAATCGTCGGGGTGCTCCTCGCCGCCCGAGTGCCCGAGGCTGCGGCCGCGCTCGCCCTCGTGCGGAGGCGCTTAGCGCGGGGTGGGACGGTTGCCCAACCATCGGCAAAGCTGCCCGACCAGCCTCCGGCGGGCAGGCCCCTCACGTACGCTCATCACAGGAATTCGTCCGTGCCAGGGCGTCGACCGGGCCCGCCGGTCGTGCGGCGCGGACCCCCGGCGGGGGTGGCCGGGGACGGGATGGGGAAAGGACCAGCGGTGAGCAACGAATCCGCAGGCGGCTCCGCGCCCGGTCCAGACAACACCGCCACCGCGAAGATCCCGCTGGCGCCGTCATCAGGCGACCGCGAACCACCGGTGCCCGCCGACGAATTCCAACCCGACATGCCCGCCCACGAGTTCCGCCCCGACGTGCAGTCGCCCGCCGATGTGAATTCGACTGTGGAGATTTCGACGGAGCAAGCCAACGGCACGATGCCGCTGCCGGCATCCGGCCGACCGCCGTCGGACTACGCCGGTGATCCCACACGCGAATCACTGCCCTTCGACGCGCCGAGCGAGCCGCCCATCGAGGCCGCCACCTCGGACGAAGACGTCCACCTCATCCCCGGCGCCGTCATCGCCGGTGGCCGATACCGACTGCTCGTCTTCCACGGCGGTCCGCCGACGCTGCAGTTCTGGCAGGCGCTCGACACCGCGCTCGACCGCCAGGTGGCGCTCACCTTCGTCGACCCCGAGGCGACGCTGTCCGACGATCAGTTGCAGAAGATCCTGGCGGGCACTCTCAAGCTGAGCCGACTCGACATGCCCGGCGTCGCCCGCGTTCTCGACGTCGCAAACACCGGATCGGGCGGTCTGGTGGTATCCGAGTGGATACGCGGCGGATCCCTGGCCGAGGTCGCCGAAACCTCACCGTCCCCGATCGGCGGCGCGCGCGCGATTCAATCGTTGGCAGCCGCGGCCGAGGCAGCCCACCGCGCGGGTGTCGCCCTGTCGATTGATCACCCCAGCCGCGTGCGGGTGAGCATCGAAGGCGACGTCGCGTTGGCATTCCCGGCGACGCTGCCCGCGACCACCCCGGAGGACGACATCCGCGGTATCGGTGCGGCGCTCTATGCACTGCTCGTCAACAAGTGGCCGCTGCCGGAGTCCGGGGTACGCAGCGGATTGGCTCCCGCCGAACTGGATGCGGCAGGCCAACCTGTCGAACCTCGGGCGGTTGACCGTCAGATTCCATTCCAGATTTCGGCTGCCGCGGCGCGCGCGGTGCAAGAGGGCGGCGGTATCCGCAGTGCGCCGACGCTGCTGAACCTGCTGCAGCAGGCCACCGCGGTCGCCGACCGCACAGAGCTCATCACCCCCGTCGACGAACCAGAGGCGGCGCCGCCCCCGCAGCGGCCGCGCGAGCGTTCTCCCGAGGATTCCGAGGCGCTGGCCCGCCGGCGCAAGGGACTCTTGATCGGGCTCGGGGTCGGGGGCGCGATCATCATCGTCGCGCTGGTCGTGCTCGGCACCGTGCTGAGCCGGATCTTCGGCGATGTGGGCGACGGTCTGGGCGGTGACGAACTGGGCCTCAATGCCCCCGGCTCGTCAGAGGAAGCCACCAGGGAGGCCGGCTCCACCGTGAAACCCATTTCGGCAACGGTCTTTTCGCCCGAAGGTGAGGCCGACGCACCCGACGAAGCCAGGCTCGCCATCGACGGCAATCCGACCACGGTGTGGCCGATCGACACCTACACCGATCCGGTGCCGTTCCCGAACTTCAAGAACGGTGTCGGGCTGATCCTGACGCTGCCGAAGCCCACCAAGATCGGCGAAGTCACCATCAACGTCAACAGCACCGGTACCGCGGTGGAGATCCGCTCGGCGCAGACGCCTACGCCCGCCTCGCTGGAAGACACCACGGTGCTGAAGTCGGCCACCACGCTGCAGCCCGGCGAGAACACCATCCAGGTCGACAACGCCGAGCCGACGTCCAATCTGCTGGTCTGGGTGTCCACGCTGGGCACCGTCGACGGCGAGAACCGTTCGGACGTCGCAGAGATCACTCTCAAGGCGGCCGAATAG
- the sigM gene encoding RNA polymerase sigma factor SigM, whose product MGTFGDRTDAELLAAHVAGEQYAFEELFHRHHRQLYRLAQLTSRNPDDAADAVQDAMLSAHRTAPAFRHDAAVSSWLYRIVVNACLDRLRRNKSRPTTALLDDSCHVGDPMPRVDTAIVVERALMRLPVEQRAAVIAVDMQGYSVAETARMLGVAEGTVKSRCSRARRKLAETLDYFAIAEGGTATASSPSNRR is encoded by the coding sequence GTGGGGACGTTCGGGGATCGCACCGATGCGGAGTTGCTCGCCGCGCACGTCGCAGGTGAGCAGTACGCGTTCGAGGAACTGTTCCATCGGCATCACCGCCAGCTGTACCGGCTCGCGCAACTCACCAGCCGCAACCCCGACGACGCCGCCGACGCCGTGCAGGATGCGATGCTGTCGGCGCACCGCACCGCGCCAGCCTTCCGGCACGATGCCGCCGTCAGCAGTTGGTTGTATCGCATTGTGGTCAACGCCTGCCTGGATAGGCTGCGGCGCAACAAATCCCGCCCGACGACCGCACTATTGGACGACAGCTGTCACGTCGGCGACCCGATGCCGCGGGTGGACACCGCGATCGTGGTCGAGCGGGCGTTGATGCGCCTACCGGTCGAGCAGCGCGCGGCCGTGATCGCCGTCGACATGCAGGGCTACTCAGTGGCCGAGACCGCCCGCATGCTCGGTGTCGCCGAGGGCACCGTGAAGAGCCGCTGTTCTCGTGCCCGGCGCAAGCTCGCCGAGACGTTGGACTACTTCGCCATCGCAGAAGGGGGAACCGCGACGGCCTCGTCGCCGTCCAATCGTCGGTAA
- the trxB gene encoding thioredoxin-disulfide reductase → MTSTPTVHDLIVIGSGPAGYTAAIYAARAQLSPLVFEGIQFGGALMTTTEVENYPGFRDGITGPELMDQMREQALRFGADLRMEDVDAVSLDGPIKTVTVGDETYQARAVILAMGAAARHLGVPGEEALIGMGVSTCATCDGFFFRDEDIVVVGGGDSAMEEATFLTRFARSVTIVHRREEFRASRIMLDRARDNDKIKFLLNTQVVSIEGNPKVSGVRLRNSVTGEESTLDVTGVFVAIGHDPRSDLVKGQVELDADGYVQVQHGSTATSVEGVFAAGDLVDHIYRQAITAAGTGCSASIDAERWLAEIGSAPSDEETSTPVH, encoded by the coding sequence ATGACCTCTACCCCCACGGTTCATGACCTGATCGTCATCGGATCCGGGCCCGCGGGCTACACCGCTGCCATCTACGCGGCACGCGCTCAGTTGTCGCCGCTGGTCTTTGAAGGCATCCAGTTCGGCGGCGCCCTGATGACCACCACCGAGGTGGAGAACTACCCGGGCTTCCGCGACGGCATCACCGGTCCGGAACTCATGGACCAGATGCGCGAACAGGCGCTGCGCTTCGGTGCCGACCTGCGAATGGAAGACGTCGACGCCGTTTCGCTGGACGGGCCGATCAAGACCGTCACCGTCGGCGACGAGACTTACCAGGCGCGCGCTGTGATCCTCGCGATGGGCGCGGCCGCCCGCCACCTGGGTGTGCCCGGTGAGGAGGCCCTGATCGGTATGGGCGTCAGCACCTGTGCGACCTGCGATGGCTTCTTCTTCCGCGACGAGGACATCGTCGTGGTCGGCGGCGGCGACTCCGCGATGGAGGAAGCGACATTCCTGACCCGATTCGCCCGCAGCGTGACCATCGTCCACCGCCGCGAGGAATTCCGGGCCTCTCGGATCATGCTGGACCGCGCCCGTGACAACGACAAGATCAAGTTCTTGCTCAACACCCAGGTGGTCTCGATCGAAGGGAACCCCAAGGTCAGCGGTGTGCGGCTGCGCAACTCGGTCACCGGAGAAGAGTCCACGCTCGATGTCACCGGCGTCTTCGTCGCCATCGGCCACGACCCCCGATCGGATCTCGTCAAGGGCCAGGTCGAGCTCGACGCCGACGGCTACGTACAGGTGCAGCACGGCAGCACCGCCACCTCCGTGGAGGGCGTGTTCGCCGCCGGCGACCTCGTCGACCACATCTACCGACAGGCGATCACCGCGGCGGGCACCGGCTGCTCGGCGTCGATCGATGCAGAACGCTGGCTGGCCGAAATCGGTTCTGCCCCAAGCGATGAAGAAACCTCAACCCCCGTCCACTAG
- the trxA gene encoding thioredoxin, whose protein sequence is MTETAAGKAPSSTVTVTDDSFANDVLSSSTPVLVDFWATWCGPCKMIAPVLEEIAGEKAGQLTVAKLDVDSNPATARDFQVVSIPTLILFKDGAPVKRIVGAKGKAALLRELADVV, encoded by the coding sequence ATGACTGAAACCGCTGCCGGAAAAGCTCCATCTTCTACAGTCACCGTCACCGACGACTCGTTCGCCAACGACGTGCTCTCGAGCAGCACGCCTGTGCTGGTTGACTTCTGGGCCACCTGGTGCGGCCCGTGCAAGATGATCGCGCCCGTTCTCGAGGAGATCGCCGGCGAGAAGGCCGGCCAGTTGACCGTCGCCAAGCTCGACGTCGACTCCAATCCCGCGACCGCGCGCGACTTCCAGGTGGTGTCCATCCCCACACTGATCCTGTTCAAGGACGGTGCCCCGGTGAAGCGCATCGTGGGTGCAAAAGGCAAGGCTGCGCTACTACGCGAACTCGCTGACGTGGTCTAA